In one window of Thermodesulfobacteriota bacterium DNA:
- the yihA gene encoding ribosome biogenesis GTP-binding protein YihA/YsxC yields MKIASAEYIASAVNIEQCPKTGLPEIVLIGRSNVGKSSLINSFTGKKGLAKTSSQPGKTRTMNFYLINGRFYIVDLPGFGYAKVSREERKSWEGMTEEYFRRRESIMGALLILDPRRDMGEEEANVLEWLTERGIGCKVVFTKTDKLSANQLSSRAARLKRESSIAGPVLFSAVTGAGRDLLGRNIKEMLEGDSGH; encoded by the coding sequence ATGAAAATCGCGAGCGCAGAGTATATAGCGAGCGCGGTGAATATCGAGCAGTGCCCGAAGACCGGCCTCCCGGAGATAGTCCTCATAGGCAGGAGCAACGTAGGCAAGTCCTCGCTCATAAACTCGTTCACGGGGAAAAAGGGCCTCGCAAAGACAAGCTCCCAGCCCGGGAAGACCCGCACCATGAACTTCTACCTCATAAACGGGCGCTTCTACATCGTCGACCTCCCGGGTTTCGGGTACGCGAAGGTCTCCCGCGAGGAGAGAAAGAGCTGGGAGGGCATGACCGAGGAATATTTCAGGAGGCGCGAAAGCATCATGGGCGCGCTCCTCATACTCGACCCGAGGCGGGACATGGGCGAGGAGGAGGCGAACGTGCTCGAATGGCTGACTGAGCGCGGCATAGGCTGCAAGGTGGTCTTTACCAAGACCGACAAGCTCTCCGCAAACCAGCTTTCATCGAGGGCGGCCAGGCTGAAAAGAGAGTCGTCGATTGCCGGTCCGGTGCTCTTCTCTGCCGTGACCGGCGCTGGCAGGGACCTCCTGGGGAGGAATATAAAGGAGATGCTTGAGGGTGATTCGGGTCACTGA
- the ybgF gene encoding tol-pal system protein YbgF has protein sequence MRLSTLIFAVAVFPLAGCAGVGGQQKSMDELSRQVAELRISMSEANSRIDDLGNKIVLLQEKIEETRAEVENMGTVPVAPPEGLKVVPLSEEGGKRVPAVKEKGHGWDKGDVLRDASALYNEGQDLFMAGRYEEARKIFSSFLGSYPRHTLSDNALYWIGETYYSAREFEKALEKFSEVVDKYPEENKAPDALLKAGFSYQEMKRDNEARAALERLVKRYPGSHAASIAAKALGGLKGER, from the coding sequence ATGAGGCTGAGTACGCTTATATTTGCAGTCGCGGTCTTTCCGCTCGCCGGGTGCGCCGGGGTCGGAGGCCAGCAGAAGTCCATGGACGAGCTTTCGAGGCAGGTCGCCGAGCTCAGGATTTCCATGTCAGAGGCAAACTCGAGGATAGACGACCTCGGCAACAAGATTGTGCTCCTGCAGGAGAAGATAGAGGAGACCAGGGCCGAGGTCGAGAACATGGGCACGGTCCCGGTCGCGCCTCCGGAGGGCCTCAAGGTGGTGCCGCTTTCGGAAGAAGGCGGAAAACGCGTCCCTGCCGTCAAGGAAAAGGGGCACGGCTGGGACAAGGGAGACGTTCTCCGCGACGCCTCGGCCTTGTACAACGAGGGGCAGGACCTCTTCATGGCCGGGAGATACGAGGAAGCGAGGAAGATCTTTTCGTCTTTCCTCGGCTCATATCCCAGGCATACCCTCTCTGACAACGCCCTCTACTGGATAGGCGAGACCTATTACTCGGCAAGGGAATTTGAAAAAGCCCTTGAGAAATTCTCGGAAGTGGTCGATAAGTACCCGGAAGAGAACAAGGCGCCCGATGCGCTCCTCAAGGCCGGTTTCTCGTACCAGGAGATGAAACGCGACAACGAGGCAAGGGCCGCCCTTGAAAGGCTAGTGAAAAGATATCCGGGCTCCCATGCTGCCTCGATTGCAGCGAAGGCCCTCGGAGGCCTGAAAGGCGAAAGGTAG
- a CDS encoding LysM peptidoglycan-binding domain-containing protein, with amino-acid sequence MYSKRFAIKLGCSALVLSIPLLYGGGLIAGEAGKTAGAEAGESAYHKIVPRDTLWDISGKYLEDPFKWPGLWKINPYIKNPHLIYPGNIVRITPEGIEVLSPDQRAEGLYRVELSEDGEQVVVLEPEEADAQSEALSEAPAEKVDTAEKAADQGPRVKDKAMARGGFISEAELKGSGAIVKQEEGKLFMSEGDKVYVSFGDASDVKAGDRFTVFMEGKKIRHPDTRKKMGSEVEVIGSLRITRAEAPAEGVVERSFREIPLKARLKPYTRPVVEVALTETDAEVNGHIVTALEARENLSEGDIAYIDKGSADGIKAGNIMRIFRPVPEELDPMARKKKKVSIPPLELGTLVILEAGQATSTGVVLKSQRPIVWGDKVSTVSTQ; translated from the coding sequence ATGTACTCCAAAAGGTTCGCGATCAAGCTCGGCTGTTCGGCCCTCGTCCTTTCCATCCCGCTTCTGTATGGCGGCGGGCTCATCGCCGGAGAGGCCGGAAAAACGGCCGGCGCTGAAGCCGGAGAGTCGGCGTATCACAAGATCGTCCCGAGGGACACGCTCTGGGACATCTCGGGGAAGTACCTTGAAGACCCGTTCAAATGGCCGGGCCTCTGGAAGATAAACCCCTACATCAAGAACCCGCATCTCATATACCCGGGCAACATCGTGAGGATTACCCCCGAAGGCATTGAAGTGCTCAGCCCCGACCAGAGGGCAGAAGGCCTCTACAGGGTCGAACTGAGCGAGGACGGTGAGCAGGTAGTGGTGCTCGAGCCGGAAGAGGCCGACGCCCAGTCGGAAGCCCTGTCGGAAGCCCCGGCGGAAAAGGTGGATACGGCGGAGAAGGCCGCTGACCAGGGGCCCAGGGTAAAGGACAAGGCAATGGCCCGGGGCGGTTTTATCTCCGAAGCCGAGCTCAAGGGGAGCGGCGCCATCGTGAAGCAGGAGGAAGGCAAGCTCTTCATGAGCGAGGGCGACAAGGTGTACGTCTCGTTCGGGGACGCCAGCGACGTAAAGGCCGGCGACCGCTTCACGGTATTCATGGAAGGTAAGAAGATAAGGCACCCCGATACCAGGAAAAAAATGGGGAGCGAGGTAGAGGTCATAGGGAGCCTCAGGATAACCAGGGCCGAGGCCCCGGCCGAGGGAGTGGTAGAGAGGTCGTTCAGGGAAATCCCCCTGAAGGCCAGGCTCAAGCCGTACACCCGGCCCGTGGTCGAGGTGGCGCTCACGGAGACCGACGCCGAAGTGAACGGCCATATAGTGACCGCCCTCGAAGCGAGGGAGAACCTCTCCGAGGGAGACATAGCCTATATAGACAAGGGCTCGGCCGACGGCATAAAGGCCGGGAACATAATGCGCATCTTCAGGCCGGTCCCGGAGGAGCTGGACCCAATGGCCCGTAAGAAGAAAAAGGTAAGCATTCCGCCTCTGGAGCTCGGCACACTCGTCATCCTGGAAGCGGGCCAGGCCACTTCCACCGGTGTCGTCCTGAAGAGCCAGAGACCCATAGTATGGGGAGACAAGGTCTCCACCGTCAGTACCCAGTAA
- the dprA gene encoding DNA-processing protein DprA, whose protein sequence is MGKDRLVYWLALSLLKGIDRLNIADLLERFGSPEDVFSSKRSSLDAYSPELARSVTEFNSWDRAEGELLLASKHGARIVPYGGPGYPSALMRVYDPPCLLYMKGLEWRDDLPCVGIVGTRRPTPYGLRMAETLASGLAVMGASVVSGMARGCDSAAHKGALSAGGFTAAVLGTGVDLVYPGESRKLYEEIASKGTLISEYPMSTPPLKQNFPRRNRIISGLSRGLVVVEAPVRSGSLMTARLALEYGREVFAVPGQVTSLRSSGTNKLIKDGAGLIESAADIAGALSICPARVERESEERPVQLEGEEMLILKALKEGPEHIDSILHATGLTAARASTLLLQMELKGFIEQKPGKCFLRRV, encoded by the coding sequence TTGGGTAAAGATAGGCTCGTATACTGGCTTGCCCTGAGCCTCCTCAAGGGCATAGATCGGCTCAATATAGCCGATTTACTTGAAAGATTCGGCAGTCCGGAGGATGTCTTTTCATCCAAAAGGAGCTCTCTTGACGCATATTCTCCGGAGCTCGCCCGGTCGGTAACGGAGTTCAATTCCTGGGACCGGGCCGAAGGGGAGCTTCTGCTGGCTTCGAAGCACGGCGCAAGGATAGTTCCATATGGCGGCCCGGGCTACCCTTCCGCCCTTATGAGGGTCTACGACCCACCCTGCCTTCTCTACATGAAAGGGCTTGAGTGGAGGGACGACCTTCCGTGCGTTGGCATAGTAGGCACGAGGCGCCCCACGCCCTACGGGCTCAGGATGGCCGAAACGCTCGCCTCCGGGCTTGCAGTGATGGGAGCTTCGGTCGTGAGCGGAATGGCAAGGGGCTGCGACTCTGCCGCGCACAAAGGCGCTCTCTCAGCCGGCGGGTTTACCGCGGCGGTCCTGGGCACGGGCGTTGACCTTGTATACCCGGGCGAGTCGAGGAAGCTCTACGAGGAGATAGCATCCAAGGGGACCCTAATATCCGAGTACCCCATGTCCACCCCGCCCCTTAAGCAGAACTTCCCGAGGCGGAACAGGATCATAAGCGGGCTTTCAAGGGGGCTGGTAGTGGTTGAGGCGCCCGTAAGGAGCGGCTCCCTCATGACGGCGAGGCTCGCGCTCGAGTACGGGAGGGAGGTCTTCGCCGTACCCGGCCAGGTGACATCCTTAAGGAGCAGCGGCACGAACAAGCTCATCAAGGACGGCGCCGGGCTTATCGAGAGCGCCGCGGACATAGCAGGGGCGCTTTCCATATGCCCCGCGAGAGTCGAAAGGGAATCGGAGGAGAGGCCGGTCCAGCTCGAAGGTGAAGAGATGCTGATCTTGAAGGCGCTTAAGGAAGGGCCGGAGCACATTGACAGCATACTCCATGCTACCGGGCTTACGGCGGCAAGGGCCTCTACGCTTCTGCTACAGATGGAGCTCAAGGGCTTCATCGAGCAGAAGCCGGGGAAATGTTTTCTCCGGAGGGTATAG
- the topA gene encoding type I DNA topoisomerase has translation MGKSLVIVESPAKAKTINKFLGKDFNVLASVGHIKDLPKSKLGIEVDNGFEPHYELIKGKTATVRELKKAGKAAERIFLAPDPDREGEAIAWHIAEEIDKKKEKTFRVLFNEITEKAVKEAIGHPTGLDQHKYEAQQARRVLDRLVGYQVSPILWDKVRRGLSAGRVQSVAVRIICDREREIQAFVPREYWSVSARLETLGGAAFTAKLAKMDGRKIELNNESETKAALADLDGASYRVSEVETKETKRNPAAPFTTSKLQQEAARKLGYTAKKTMMLAQQLYEGVELGNEGPVGLISYMRTDSTRISGEAVAAARAFIQEKYGAEYLPKSPNVYKSKKKSQDAHEAIRPTYFQYPPEAVKAHLSRDQWRLYQLIWNRFIACQMTHAVMDQTRAQIEAKGYIFSASGSTVKFPGFMAVYIEGQDVEEEKEERLPALKKGEDLKLLGLDPAQHFTQPPPRFTEASLVKELEEKGIGRPSTYAAILSTIQDREYVVKDNKQLKPTELGFTVTDMLIQSFPGILDVEFTAHMEEELDMIEEGRAEWRETMKEFYGPFRESLERAKKEMKNIKAEEVPTDIACEKCGSMMVIKWGRKGKFLACSAYPECKNTKDFTIGEDGKVKAVEKTAEATDTPCPTCGKNMVVKSGRFGRFLACPDYPSCKTTMSVSTGIPCPNQDGGMLVERRTKRGRVFFSCSKYPSCTYATWELPKQEE, from the coding sequence ATGGGAAAATCGCTTGTCATAGTAGAATCGCCCGCAAAGGCAAAGACCATAAACAAGTTCCTCGGCAAGGACTTCAACGTGCTAGCCTCCGTGGGCCACATAAAGGACCTCCCCAAGAGCAAGCTCGGCATCGAGGTGGACAACGGCTTCGAGCCCCATTACGAGCTCATAAAGGGAAAGACCGCGACCGTCCGGGAATTGAAGAAGGCCGGGAAGGCGGCCGAGAGGATATTCCTCGCGCCCGACCCCGACCGGGAGGGCGAGGCCATAGCTTGGCACATAGCCGAGGAGATAGACAAGAAGAAGGAGAAGACCTTCCGGGTCCTCTTTAACGAGATCACGGAAAAGGCCGTAAAGGAGGCAATAGGCCATCCGACGGGCCTCGACCAGCACAAGTACGAGGCGCAGCAGGCCAGGCGCGTCCTCGACAGGCTGGTGGGCTACCAGGTGAGCCCCATACTCTGGGACAAGGTCCGCAGGGGCCTTTCAGCCGGGAGGGTCCAGTCCGTCGCGGTCCGCATAATCTGCGACAGGGAGCGCGAGATCCAGGCGTTCGTGCCGAGGGAGTACTGGTCGGTATCGGCGAGGCTCGAAACGCTCGGAGGGGCCGCTTTTACGGCGAAGCTCGCCAAAATGGACGGCCGGAAGATAGAGCTCAATAACGAATCCGAGACGAAGGCCGCGCTCGCGGACCTCGACGGGGCCTCGTACAGGGTGTCCGAGGTAGAGACCAAGGAGACGAAAAGGAACCCCGCGGCCCCGTTCACCACAAGCAAGCTCCAGCAGGAGGCGGCCCGGAAGCTCGGCTACACCGCGAAGAAGACCATGATGCTCGCGCAGCAGCTCTACGAGGGCGTCGAGCTCGGAAACGAGGGGCCGGTCGGGCTCATCTCCTACATGAGGACCGACTCGACCCGGATATCGGGAGAGGCGGTCGCGGCGGCGCGCGCTTTCATCCAGGAGAAATACGGGGCCGAATACCTCCCCAAGTCCCCGAACGTTTACAAGTCCAAGAAGAAATCACAGGACGCGCACGAGGCCATAAGGCCGACCTATTTCCAGTACCCGCCCGAGGCCGTCAAGGCCCACCTCTCAAGGGACCAGTGGAGGCTCTACCAGCTCATATGGAACAGGTTCATCGCCTGCCAGATGACGCACGCGGTAATGGACCAGACAAGGGCCCAGATAGAGGCGAAAGGCTATATCTTCTCCGCCTCCGGCTCTACCGTGAAGTTCCCCGGGTTCATGGCAGTCTACATAGAGGGGCAGGACGTGGAGGAGGAGAAGGAGGAGAGGCTGCCTGCCCTCAAGAAGGGGGAGGATTTGAAGCTCCTCGGGCTCGACCCGGCGCAGCACTTCACGCAGCCGCCACCGAGGTTCACCGAGGCCTCGCTCGTAAAGGAGCTTGAGGAGAAGGGCATAGGCCGCCCCTCGACCTACGCCGCCATACTTTCGACCATCCAGGACAGGGAATACGTCGTCAAGGACAACAAGCAATTGAAGCCCACGGAACTGGGCTTTACGGTAACGGACATGCTCATACAGAGCTTCCCCGGCATCCTCGATGTCGAGTTCACGGCCCACATGGAGGAGGAGCTCGACATGATCGAGGAGGGGCGCGCCGAGTGGCGCGAGACCATGAAGGAGTTCTACGGCCCCTTCAGGGAGAGCCTCGAGCGCGCGAAGAAGGAGATGAAGAACATAAAGGCCGAGGAGGTCCCGACCGACATAGCCTGCGAGAAGTGCGGGAGCATGATGGTCATAAAATGGGGCCGGAAAGGCAAGTTCCTGGCCTGCTCCGCGTATCCCGAATGCAAGAACACCAAGGACTTCACCATAGGCGAGGACGGCAAGGTCAAGGCGGTCGAGAAGACAGCCGAGGCGACCGACACGCCCTGCCCGACCTGCGGGAAGAACATGGTCGTCAAGAGCGGCCGATTCGGAAGGTTCCTGGCCTGCCCGGATTACCCGAGCTGCAAGACAACGATGTCGGTCTCAACGGGAATACCCTGCCCCAACCAGGACGGCGGCATGCTCGTCGAGAGGCGGACCAAGAGGGGCAGGGTCTTTTTCAGCTGCTCGAAGTACCCCTCCTGCACCTATGCCACATGGGAGCTTCCCAAGCAGGAGGAGTGA
- a CDS encoding response regulator: protein MITRDSRTVLVADDSVFFRTKLSDILVEAGHKVRLVKDGRELIGELKIDASGIDLLMLDLQMPDMDGFSVLDWISLNGLKGRFPVLVITGAYEPGEVMEKLKNLGADGLMTKGLTPEQIVFRVNRLLFPEKASGKPRLRVPVSIPADFSVGEMVKTGYLLNLSETGAFLNARAELLAGAVLRLRFSVPGSSRVLETRATVKWSTSDVSTKTLFGGYGVMFTSISDEDLNVLREFISGESERLGLEKD from the coding sequence ATGATAACCAGGGACTCCAGGACCGTCCTCGTGGCGGACGACTCCGTTTTTTTCAGGACCAAGCTGAGCGACATACTCGTCGAAGCCGGTCACAAGGTGAGGCTCGTGAAGGATGGAAGGGAGCTTATCGGGGAACTCAAGATAGACGCCTCGGGCATAGACCTCCTGATGCTGGACCTCCAGATGCCTGACATGGACGGCTTCAGCGTCCTCGACTGGATAAGCCTAAACGGCTTGAAGGGCAGGTTCCCGGTGCTCGTCATAACCGGCGCATACGAGCCGGGAGAGGTGATGGAGAAGCTGAAAAACCTGGGCGCGGACGGGCTCATGACCAAGGGGCTTACGCCGGAGCAGATCGTCTTCAGGGTCAACAGGCTGCTGTTCCCTGAAAAGGCTTCGGGGAAGCCGCGGCTAAGGGTCCCGGTCTCCATCCCCGCGGACTTTTCGGTCGGCGAAATGGTGAAGACCGGATATCTCTTGAACCTGAGCGAGACGGGCGCCTTCCTCAACGCCAGGGCCGAGCTTCTGGCCGGGGCGGTCTTGAGGCTCCGGTTCTCGGTGCCCGGCTCTTCGCGGGTGCTCGAGACCAGGGCTACGGTCAAGTGGTCCACCTCGGACGTCTCGACCAAGACCCTTTTCGGAGGCTATGGCGTGATGTTCACGTCCATTTCCGATGAGGACCTGAACGTCCTCAGGGAGTTCATCTCAGGGGAGTCGGAAAGGCTTGGGCTGGAGAAAGACTGA
- a CDS encoding MFS transporter, with protein MNKSNEKMLGWGDLLDLKRMDIRVLHKTWFAFFLTFFVWFNMAPLATVIAEETGLTMQQMKLLAICNVALTMPGRVIIGMLSDRFGPRKTFTGIMLVLAIPCFAFAFGSSYTQMLVSRLLLSVVGTGFVVGIHMTSLWFKPRDIGFAQGVEAGLGNWGSSIAAIILPVLAINIFHGAWGWRYSIAASGVVMMAFGLYYYFSTTDGPPGTTRHRTRKAAAIEVSTWGSMINAIIWTVPIIGILALLAWRIYDMGFMGMNALIISLAVIGAVVLYQTIQILRVNLPILKKGVPADDRYRFTDVACLCTCYMASFGAELGVISMLPAFFQNTFGLTPQYAGLIGSLFAFMNFFSRSLGGYISDRSSSRRGVMLVYLAGITITFGLMGLISPEWPLWTAVLVTVLCAIFVTGGCGTTYALVPLVKRRITGQVTGYVGAYGSVGATLYLTAYTFMSDSAFFFFIGGTALSTFIFCLFFLKEPKGAFAHEYQLSSVDRELMKSGKF; from the coding sequence ATGAATAAGTCGAATGAAAAGATGCTGGGCTGGGGAGACCTGCTGGACCTCAAGCGGATGGACATACGCGTCCTCCACAAGACCTGGTTCGCTTTTTTCCTTACCTTCTTCGTCTGGTTCAACATGGCCCCGCTCGCGACGGTAATAGCGGAGGAAACCGGCCTCACCATGCAGCAGATGAAGCTCCTGGCCATCTGCAACGTGGCCCTTACCATGCCCGGCAGGGTCATCATAGGCATGCTCTCGGACAGGTTCGGGCCGAGAAAGACCTTCACGGGCATAATGCTCGTACTGGCCATCCCCTGCTTCGCGTTCGCATTCGGCAGCTCCTACACCCAGATGCTCGTCTCAAGGCTTCTCCTTTCGGTGGTCGGCACCGGTTTCGTAGTCGGCATACACATGACCTCTCTCTGGTTCAAGCCGAGGGACATAGGGTTCGCCCAGGGCGTGGAGGCCGGGCTCGGCAACTGGGGCTCCTCCATAGCGGCCATAATCCTCCCGGTCCTGGCCATCAATATCTTTCACGGCGCGTGGGGCTGGCGCTACTCCATAGCCGCAAGCGGCGTGGTGATGATGGCCTTCGGCCTCTACTACTATTTTTCCACCACCGACGGCCCGCCCGGCACGACCCGCCACAGGACAAGGAAGGCCGCGGCCATAGAGGTGAGCACCTGGGGCAGCATGATCAACGCCATCATCTGGACCGTGCCCATAATAGGCATCCTGGCCCTTCTCGCATGGCGCATCTACGACATGGGCTTCATGGGCATGAATGCCCTGATAATCTCGCTCGCGGTAATCGGGGCGGTCGTCCTCTACCAGACGATACAGATTTTACGCGTAAACCTGCCTATCCTTAAAAAGGGTGTCCCGGCTGACGACAGGTACAGGTTCACGGACGTCGCCTGCCTCTGCACCTGCTACATGGCCTCCTTCGGCGCGGAGCTCGGGGTAATATCGATGCTCCCCGCTTTTTTCCAGAACACCTTCGGCCTTACGCCGCAGTACGCGGGCCTCATAGGATCGCTCTTCGCGTTCATGAACTTCTTTTCGAGGTCGCTCGGCGGGTATATCTCGGACAGGTCCTCCTCGCGCCGGGGCGTCATGCTCGTGTACCTTGCGGGCATCACCATAACCTTCGGCCTCATGGGCCTCATAAGCCCGGAATGGCCGCTCTGGACTGCCGTGCTCGTGACAGTACTCTGCGCCATCTTCGTTACGGGCGGCTGCGGGACGACCTACGCGCTAGTGCCCCTCGTAAAAAGGCGCATCACAGGGCAGGTGACCGGGTATGTCGGCGCTTACGGGAGCGTCGGGGCGACACTTTACCTCACGGCCTATACCTTCATGAGCGACAGCGCTTTTTTCTTCTTCATAGGCGGGACCGCCCTGTCTACTTTCATCTTCTGCCTCTTTTTCCTGAAGGAGCCCAAGGGCGCGTTCGCGCACGAGTACCAGCTTTCCTCAGTCGACAGGGAGCTTATGAAATCAGGGAAGTTCTGA
- the lspA gene encoding signal peptidase II → MRKMRGGVEIRANYKIFASVSAGIAVLDQLTKLAVMRSLHPYEAVEVVPGFFNIVYYLNKGAAFGILNQGGSLRKLFLIGVSLAALVLLAVLVRQSKDRLSLLAFSLVAGGAIGNLVDRIRFGSVVDFLDFHVASWHWPAFNVADSAITVGVGLVIFSYFFSRHE, encoded by the coding sequence ATGCGAAAGATGCGTGGAGGCGTTGAAATAAGGGCAAACTACAAAATATTCGCCTCGGTCTCGGCTGGAATAGCCGTGCTCGACCAATTGACTAAGCTCGCCGTCATGCGGAGCCTCCATCCTTACGAGGCCGTCGAGGTGGTGCCCGGCTTTTTCAATATCGTATATTATCTCAACAAGGGCGCCGCCTTCGGCATACTTAACCAGGGGGGCAGCCTGAGAAAGCTCTTCCTCATAGGCGTCTCCCTTGCCGCGCTCGTGCTCCTTGCGGTCCTTGTAAGGCAGTCCAAAGACAGGCTTTCTCTCCTGGCCTTCTCGCTTGTCGCTGGCGGCGCCATCGGCAACCTCGTCGACAGGATACGGTTCGGCTCGGTCGTGGACTTCCTGGACTTCCATGTCGCCTCCTGGCACTGGCCCGCCTTTAATGTGGCCGACTCCGCCATTACCGTCGGGGTGGGGCTCGTCATCTTCAGCTACTTCTTTTCAAGGCACGAATAA